The Streptococcus sp. VT 162 genome has a window encoding:
- a CDS encoding rhodanese, producing MKEITFNDFYQLYQKESLSVIDVREVEEFETLHLEGAQNLPLSQLADTYDQLDKDLLYYVICKSGMRSARACQFLAEQGYDVINVQGGVTAFENL from the coding sequence ATGAAAGAAATTACTTTTAACGATTTTTACCAGCTTTATCAGAAAGAATCCCTTTCAGTCATAGACGTGAGAGAAGTAGAAGAGTTCGAGACGCTTCATTTAGAAGGTGCTCAGAACCTACCACTTAGTCAATTGGCTGATACTTATGATCAATTGGACAAAGACCTCTTGTATTATGTCATTTGTAAATCTGGGATGAGGTCAGCGCGTGCTTGTCAATTTCTAGCTGAACAGGGTTATGACGTTATCAATGTCCAAGGTGGAGTGACGGCCTTTGAAAATCTTTAA
- a CDS encoding adenine phosphoribosyltransferase: MNLKDYIATIENYPKEGITFRDISPLMADGNAYSYAVREIVQYATDKKIDMIVGPEARGFIVGCPVAFELGIGFAPVRKPGKLPREVISADYEKEYGIDTLTMHADAIKPGQRVLIVDDLLATGGTVKATIEMIERLGGVVAGCAFLIELDELKGREKIGDYDYKVLMHY, from the coding sequence ATGAATTTAAAAGATTATATCGCAACGATTGAAAATTATCCTAAGGAAGGTATCACCTTCCGTGATATCAGCCCATTGATGGCAGATGGTAATGCCTATAGCTACGCTGTTCGTGAAATTGTTCAGTATGCAACAGACAAGAAGATCGACATGATTGTGGGTCCAGAGGCTCGTGGATTTATTGTTGGTTGCCCAGTTGCTTTTGAGTTGGGAATTGGCTTTGCTCCTGTTCGTAAACCAGGGAAATTGCCACGTGAAGTCATTTCTGCTGACTATGAGAAAGAGTACGGTATTGATACCTTGACCATGCATGCTGATGCGATTAAACCAGGTCAACGTGTTCTCATCGTAGATGATCTTTTGGCAACAGGTGGAACTGTTAAGGCAACGATTGAGATGATTGAAAGACTTGGTGGAGTTGTAGCCGGTTGTGCTTTCTTGATTGAGTTGGATGAGCTTAAAGGCCGTGAAAAAATCGGAGATTACGATTACAAGGTACTTATGCATTATTAA
- a CDS encoding MFS transporter, whose translation MKQYLERASILALSLVLITSFSISSALPAMFDYYQGYPKEQIELLVSLPSFGIMIMLVLNGFLERLFPERLQISLGLLILSIGGTAPFWYQEYNFVFAMRILFGLGVGMINAKAISIISERYHGKTRIQMLGLRGSAEVVGASILTLVVGQLLSLGWTVTFLAYSAGFLVLILYLLFVPYGKEKKETKKKEAETTRLTGQMKGLIFLLAVEAAVVVCTNTAITIRIPSLMVERSLGDAQLSSLVLSIMQLIGILAGVSFSFFISLFKERLLLWSGITFGLGQIVIALSPSLGVMVVGSVVAGFSYSVALTTVFQLLSERIPAKLLNQATSFAVLGCSFGAFTTPFILGAIGLVTQNGMLVFTILGCWLIVTSIFVMYALQKRA comes from the coding sequence ATGAAACAATATTTAGAACGGGCTAGTATTTTGGCCCTCTCCCTCGTTTTGATTACCTCCTTTTCCATCTCAAGTGCTCTGCCAGCCATGTTTGACTACTATCAAGGCTATCCCAAAGAACAAATCGAGCTCCTGGTCAGTCTTCCTTCTTTTGGAATTATGATTATGCTGGTTTTAAATGGGTTTTTGGAGCGGTTATTTCCTGAGCGACTTCAGATTAGTCTAGGACTTCTCATCCTTTCTATCGGTGGAACTGCCCCTTTCTGGTATCAGGAGTACAACTTTGTCTTTGCGATGCGGATTTTATTTGGCTTGGGTGTTGGAATGATTAATGCCAAGGCCATTTCCATCATTAGCGAACGCTATCATGGAAAGACACGGATCCAGATGTTGGGTCTTCGCGGATCAGCAGAAGTTGTCGGGGCATCGATTTTGACTCTAGTGGTCGGTCAACTCTTATCCTTGGGATGGACAGTGACCTTCTTGGCCTACAGTGCAGGATTTTTAGTATTGATCCTTTATCTGCTCTTTGTCCCTTATGGGAAAGAAAAGAAAGAAACAAAGAAAAAAGAGGCCGAAACAACTCGTTTGACAGGACAGATGAAAGGCTTGATTTTTCTATTGGCTGTCGAAGCAGCAGTTGTTGTCTGCACCAACACAGCTATCACCATTCGTATTCCTAGTCTGATGGTGGAAAGAAGTCTAGGGGATGCCCAGTTATCGAGCTTGGTTTTAAGTATCATGCAGTTGATTGGTATCTTGGCAGGTGTGAGTTTTTCTTTCTTTATCTCTCTGTTTAAAGAAAGGTTGCTCCTTTGGTCAGGTATCACCTTTGGATTGGGGCAAATTGTGATTGCCTTGTCTCCGTCATTGGGTGTGATGGTAGTTGGAAGTGTTGTGGCAGGTTTTTCCTACAGTGTGGCCTTGACCACTGTCTTTCAGCTTCTTTCTGAAAGAATCCCAGCCAAGCTCCTTAATCAGGCAACATCTTTTGCAGTGCTAGGATGTAGCTTTGGAGCCTTCACGACACCTTTCATTCTTGGAGCGATTGGTTTGGTGACTCAAAACGGTATGTTGGTCTTCACCATTCTAGGCTGCTGGTTGATTGTCACTTCTATCTTTGTTATGTACGCACTTCAAAAGAGAGCTTAG
- a CDS encoding membrane protein, whose translation MKLNYKFIFYSRVLLFLAAFTGVYLEITKHGGFGMLLYYTVLSNLLVTIFTGCLLRVMSRSGENWQSPTLLRLKGGVTMSIMITCVIYHFMLAPIATDFYRVENFLCHYIVPLWFLADTLFFDKRGQYKIWDPVLWTILPLVYMIFALFNGLVLKLNIPNSKDNPFPYFFLNVNKGWDVVIKWCLIIFAAYMVAGFIFYLIKQIKRK comes from the coding sequence ATGAAACTGAATTATAAATTTATCTTTTATAGTCGTGTCCTCTTGTTCTTAGCGGCATTTACAGGAGTTTATTTGGAGATTACCAAGCACGGTGGCTTTGGTATGCTCCTTTACTACACAGTGTTGTCCAATCTTTTGGTAACGATTTTCACGGGCTGTCTGCTCCGTGTGATGAGCCGTTCAGGTGAAAATTGGCAAAGTCCGACCTTGCTTCGTCTCAAGGGTGGCGTTACCATGAGTATCATGATTACCTGTGTGATTTACCATTTTATGCTTGCTCCGATCGCGACAGACTTTTACCGTGTGGAAAATTTCCTTTGCCACTATATCGTTCCACTCTGGTTTTTAGCCGACACCCTCTTCTTTGATAAACGGGGTCAATACAAGATCTGGGATCCAGTCTTGTGGACCATCTTGCCCTTAGTTTATATGATTTTTGCCTTGTTTAACGGCCTGGTCTTAAAACTCAATATTCCGAATTCCAAGGACAATCCCTTCCCTTATTTCTTTTTAAATGTGAACAAGGGTTGGGACGTGGTTATCAAATGGTGTTTGATCATTTTTGCAGCGTATATGGTTGCAGGCTTCATCTTCTATCTGATCAAGCAAATCAAGCGAAAATAG
- a CDS encoding peptidase M42, which translates to MNQTINYIKELTAIASPTGFTREISDYLVHTIEKLGYQPVRTAKGGVNVTIKGQNDDQQRYVTAHVDTLGAIVRAVKPDGRLKLDRIGGFPWNMIEGENCTVHVASTGKKVSGTILIHQTSCHVYKDAGTAERTQDNMEVRLDAKVSNEKETRALGIEVGDFISFDPRTVVTETGFIKSRHLDDKVSAAILLNLLRIYKEEGIELPVTTHFAFSVFEEVGHGANSNIPAQVVEYLAVDMGAMGDDQQTDEYTVSICVKDASGPYHYDFRQHLVALAKEQDIPFKLDIYPFYGSDASAAMSAGAEVKHALLGAGIESSHSYERTHIDSVVATERMVDAYLKSTLVD; encoded by the coding sequence ATGAATCAGACTATAAACTATATCAAAGAACTAACTGCTATTGCATCTCCGACGGGCTTTACTCGTGAGATTTCAGACTATCTAGTCCATACTATAGAGAAACTTGGTTACCAGCCGGTTCGTACAGCCAAGGGTGGTGTCAATGTTACTATTAAAGGTCAAAATGATGACCAACAGCGCTATGTGACTGCCCATGTGGATACGCTGGGTGCTATTGTCCGTGCAGTCAAACCGGATGGCCGTCTCAAATTGGATCGTATCGGTGGTTTTCCTTGGAACATGATTGAAGGAGAAAACTGTACGGTTCATGTGGCTAGCACAGGTAAAAAGGTATCTGGAACCATTCTCATCCATCAGACTTCTTGCCATGTCTACAAAGATGCGGGAACTGCTGAACGCACACAGGACAATATGGAAGTGCGTTTGGATGCAAAAGTAAGTAATGAAAAAGAAACCCGCGCCTTGGGTATTGAGGTTGGAGACTTTATTAGTTTCGATCCGCGAACAGTTGTGACAGAAACTGGTTTTATCAAGTCTCGCCACTTGGATGACAAGGTCAGCGCAGCAATTTTGCTCAATCTTCTTCGTATTTACAAGGAAGAGGGGATTGAATTGCCAGTAACAACTCATTTTGCTTTTTCAGTCTTCGAAGAGGTGGGTCACGGTGCGAACTCCAATATTCCAGCTCAGGTAGTGGAATATCTAGCTGTGGATATGGGAGCTATGGGCGATGACCAGCAGACGGATGAATATACAGTGTCTATCTGTGTCAAGGACGCTTCAGGTCCCTATCACTATGACTTCCGTCAACACTTGGTAGCTTTGGCGAAGGAGCAAGATATTCCATTTAAGCTCGACATTTATCCATTTTACGGTTCGGATGCTTCAGCAGCTATGTCAGCAGGAGCAGAGGTTAAGCATGCCCTCCTTGGAGCTGGTATTGAATCCAGTCACTCTTACGAACGAACACACATTGATTCGGTCGTGGCGACTGAGCGTATGGTAGACGCCTATCTCAAGAGCACCTTGGTAGACTAA
- a CDS encoding homoserine O-succinyltransferase: MPIRIDKKLPAVEILRTENIFVMDDQRAAHQDIRPLKILILNLMPQKMVTETQLLRHLANTPLQLDIDFLYMETHRSKTTRAEHMETFYKTFPEVKDDFFDGMIITGAPVEHLPFEEVDYWEEFKQVIEWSKTHVFSTLHICWGAQAGLYVRYGVEKHQMDRKLSGIYPQDTLKEGHLLFRGFDDRYVAPHSRHTEILKEEILNKTNLEILSEGPEVGVSILASRDLREIYSFGHLEYDRDTLAREYFRDYEAGLDPHIPENYFKNDDVNETPCLCWSSSAALFFSNWVNYAVYQETPFDWRKVEDDAAAFGYL; encoded by the coding sequence ATGCCGATTCGAATTGATAAAAAATTACCAGCTGTGGAGATTTTAAGGACAGAAAATATCTTTGTTATGGACGACCAACGGGCTGCTCATCAGGATATTCGCCCCTTGAAGATTTTGATTTTAAATCTCATGCCTCAAAAGATGGTAACAGAAACGCAACTCTTGCGACATTTGGCTAATACCCCTTTGCAATTAGATATTGATTTCTTATATATGGAAACACATCGTTCCAAGACAACCCGTGCCGAACATATGGAAACCTTCTATAAGACCTTTCCAGAGGTCAAGGATGACTTTTTTGATGGAATGATTATCACAGGAGCACCAGTCGAGCATTTGCCTTTTGAAGAGGTGGACTACTGGGAGGAATTCAAGCAGGTCATCGAATGGTCCAAGACGCATGTTTTTTCAACCCTCCATATCTGTTGGGGAGCTCAAGCAGGTCTATATGTTCGCTATGGCGTTGAAAAGCACCAGATGGATCGGAAACTATCAGGAATTTATCCACAGGACACCTTGAAAGAAGGGCACCTTCTTTTTAGAGGTTTTGATGATCGCTATGTAGCTCCTCATTCTCGTCATACTGAGATTTTAAAAGAAGAAATCTTAAACAAGACCAATCTGGAGATTCTGTCAGAAGGTCCTGAGGTTGGGGTTTCTATCCTAGCTAGTCGAGATTTGCGTGAGATTTATAGTTTTGGTCATTTGGAGTACGATCGTGACACTTTGGCAAGAGAGTATTTTCGTGATTATGAGGCGGGACTCGACCCTCATATCCCAGAGAACTACTTTAAAAATGATGATGTAAATGAGACGCCCTGTCTCTGTTGGTCTTCATCAGCTGCCCTCTTTTTCAGCAATTGGGTAAACTATGCAGTTTATCAAGAAACCCCTTTTGACTGGAGAAAGGTAGAGGATGATGCGGCTGCATTTGGATATCTATAA
- a CDS encoding branched-chain amino acid ABC transporter substrate-binding protein, whose product MAKKGALTGLLLFGIFFGAGNLIFPPSLGALSGEQFLPAIAGFVFSGVGIAVLTLIIGTLNPKGYIHEISKKISPWFATLYLAVLYLSIGPFFAIPRTATTAYEVGISPLLSEANKGLGLIVFTVLYFAAAYLISLNPSKILDRIGRVLTPVFALLIVILVVLGAFKYGGTSPQVASAAYQASAFGTGFLEGYNTLDALASVAFSVIAVQTLKQLGFSSKKEYISTIWVVGIVVALAFSALYIGLGFLGNHFPVPAEVMKGGTPGVYILSQATQEIFGSTAQLFLAVMVTVTCFTTTVGLIVSTAEFFNGRFPQISYKAYATAFTLIGFAIANLGLDAIIKYSVPVLVILYPITIAIVMIVIVNKFVALSKPGMQLTIGLVTAIALASVLGSSFKIEFLENLINALPFASASLPWLVPAIIGILLSLVLPNKQESDVFEME is encoded by the coding sequence ATGGCTAAAAAAGGTGCCCTAACAGGCTTGCTCCTGTTTGGAATATTTTTTGGTGCGGGAAACTTGATTTTTCCACCTTCTCTAGGTGCTTTATCTGGAGAACAATTTCTTCCTGCTATCGCAGGTTTTGTCTTTTCAGGTGTTGGTATTGCCGTCTTGACACTTATTATTGGAACGCTAAACCCGAAAGGATACATTCACGAGATTTCTAAGAAAATCTCACCTTGGTTTGCGACGCTTTATCTTGCAGTCCTCTATCTATCGATTGGTCCCTTCTTTGCCATTCCGCGTACAGCCACAACAGCTTACGAAGTTGGGATTAGTCCCCTCTTATCCGAAGCAAACAAAGGTCTAGGACTGATTGTCTTTACTGTGCTTTACTTTGCAGCGGCCTATTTGATCTCACTCAATCCATCAAAAATCTTGGATCGAATCGGACGTGTTTTAACGCCAGTCTTTGCTTTGTTGATCGTTATCTTGGTTGTACTAGGTGCCTTCAAATATGGTGGAACAAGCCCTCAAGTGGCTTCAGCTGCTTATCAAGCTTCTGCCTTTGGTACAGGATTCCTAGAAGGTTATAACACCTTGGATGCCCTTGCCTCAGTGGCTTTTAGTGTGATTGCTGTTCAAACCTTGAAACAACTTGGATTCTCCAGTAAGAAAGAATACATTTCAACTATTTGGGTGGTTGGTATCGTTGTAGCTCTTGCCTTTAGCGCTCTTTACATTGGTTTAGGATTCCTTGGAAATCACTTCCCAGTACCAGCAGAAGTGATGAAGGGTGGAACACCAGGTGTTTATATCTTGTCGCAAGCAACTCAGGAAATCTTTGGTTCAACAGCTCAACTCTTCCTTGCTGTTATGGTAACTGTAACCTGCTTCACAACGACAGTTGGATTGATTGTGTCGACAGCAGAGTTCTTTAACGGACGTTTCCCACAAATCAGCTACAAGGCCTATGCAACTGCCTTTACCTTGATTGGATTTGCTATTGCAAATCTTGGTCTGGATGCGATCATTAAGTACTCAGTGCCAGTACTGGTAATCTTGTACCCAATCACCATCGCCATTGTGATGATCGTGATTGTGAATAAGTTTGTAGCCCTATCAAAACCGGGCATGCAGTTAACTATTGGGCTTGTTACAGCTATTGCTCTTGCAAGTGTCCTTGGAAGTTCCTTTAAGATTGAGTTTCTAGAAAATCTGATTAATGCCCTTCCGTTTGCGTCAGCCTCTCTTCCATGGCTAGTGCCAGCTATTATCGGAATCTTGCTTTCATTGGTTCTACCAAACAAACAAGAGAGTGATGTTTTTGAGATGGAATAA
- a CDS encoding protein PhnA yields the protein MNNLPNCPKCNSEYVYEDGSLLTCPECAYEWNPAEVAEVDEGVVAIDANGNKLADGDTVTLIKDLKVKGAPKDLKQGTRVKNIRIVEGDHNIDCKIDGFGAMKLKSEFVKKI from the coding sequence ATGAACAACTTACCAAATTGCCCAAAATGTAATTCAGAATATGTCTACGAAGATGGAAGTCTCTTGACCTGCCCAGAGTGTGCCTATGAATGGAACCCTGCTGAAGTTGCAGAAGTAGACGAAGGTGTAGTTGCTATCGATGCCAATGGAAATAAATTGGCTGACGGCGATACTGTAACCTTAATCAAGGACTTGAAAGTAAAAGGTGCGCCAAAGGATTTGAAACAAGGAACTCGCGTTAAAAATATCCGTATCGTAGAAGGTGACCACAACATCGACTGTAAGATTGATGGTTTTGGAGCTATGAAACTCAAGTCAGAATTTGTTAAGAAAATCTAG
- a CDS encoding triosephosphate isomerase produces MSRKPFIAGNWKMNKNPEEAKAFVEAVASKLPSSDLVEAGIAAPAVDLTAVLAAAKGSNLKVAAQNCYFENAGAFTGETSPQVLKEIGTDYVVIGHSERRDYFHETDEDINKKAKAIFANGMLPIICCGESLETYEAGKAAEFVGAQVSAALAGLTTEQVAASVIAYEPIWAIGTGKSASQDDAQKMCKVVRDVVAADFGQEVADKVRVQYGGSVKPENVASYMACPDVDGALVGGASLEAESFLALLDFVK; encoded by the coding sequence ATGTCACGTAAACCATTTATCGCTGGTAACTGGAAAATGAACAAAAATCCAGAAGAAGCAAAAGCATTCGTTGAAGCCGTTGCATCAAAACTTCCTTCATCAGACCTTGTTGAAGCAGGTATCGCAGCTCCAGCAGTTGATTTGACAGCTGTTCTTGCTGCTGCTAAAGGTTCAAACCTTAAAGTTGCTGCTCAAAACTGCTACTTTGAAAATGCAGGTGCTTTCACTGGTGAAACTAGCCCACAAGTTTTGAAAGAAATCGGTACTGACTACGTTGTGATCGGTCACTCAGAACGTCGTGACTACTTCCATGAAACCGACGAAGATATCAACAAAAAAGCAAAAGCAATCTTTGCAAACGGTATGCTTCCAATCATCTGTTGTGGTGAGTCACTTGAAACTTACGAAGCTGGTAAAGCTGCTGAATTCGTAGGTGCTCAAGTATCTGCTGCTTTGGCTGGATTGACAACTGAACAAGTTGCTGCATCCGTTATCGCTTATGAGCCAATCTGGGCTATCGGTACTGGTAAATCAGCTTCACAAGACGACGCACAAAAAATGTGTAAAGTCGTTCGTGACGTTGTAGCTGCTGACTTTGGTCAAGAAGTTGCGGACAAAGTTCGTGTTCAATACGGTGGTTCTGTTAAACCTGAAAACGTTGCTTCATACATGGCTTGCCCAGACGTTGACGGTGCCCTTGTTGGTGGTGCGTCACTTGAAGCTGAAAGCTTTTTGGCATTGCTTGACTTTGTAAAATAA
- a CDS encoding DNA replication protein DnaD, whose translation MTYFDAFKSGNLVLPSALLLHFKELFPSSDDFLVWQFFYLQNTTALGDVSPSQIAEIIGKEVADVNQSISNLTENGLLQYRTIELNGEIELIFDASLAFERLDSLLDTQAPATTAPNPQNQLKDLVETFQQELGRLLTPFEIEDLSKTVKEDGVKADLIKEALREAVLNGKPNWKYIQAILRNWRHEGIQSVAQVEAKRAEREANNPKQVQASADFLDAMNLWQD comes from the coding sequence ATGACATATTTTGACGCTTTTAAATCAGGGAACTTGGTTTTGCCAAGTGCCCTGCTCTTGCATTTTAAGGAACTCTTTCCTTCCAGCGATGATTTTCTCGTCTGGCAATTTTTCTATTTACAAAATACCACAGCCCTAGGAGATGTTTCACCTAGTCAGATTGCTGAAATCATTGGCAAAGAGGTGGCAGATGTCAACCAATCCATTTCGAATTTGACTGAAAATGGTTTGCTACAATATCGGACCATTGAACTAAATGGGGAAATTGAGCTGATTTTTGATGCTAGTTTGGCTTTTGAACGCTTGGATAGCTTGCTAGATACCCAAGCTCCAGCTACAACAGCCCCAAATCCGCAGAATCAATTGAAGGATCTGGTTGAAACTTTTCAGCAAGAATTGGGACGCTTATTAACACCATTTGAAATCGAAGATCTTTCTAAGACTGTCAAAGAAGACGGAGTTAAGGCGGATTTGATCAAGGAAGCTCTCCGAGAGGCTGTTCTCAATGGCAAGCCAAACTGGAAATATATTCAGGCAATCCTACGAAACTGGCGCCATGAAGGTATTCAGTCTGTGGCTCAGGTAGAGGCCAAACGAGCAGAGCGAGAAGCGAACAATCCCAAACAAGTTCAGGCTTCGGCTGATTTCCTCGATGCCATGAATTTGTGGCAAGATTAG
- a CDS encoding 50S ribosomal protein L11, which yields MAKKVEKLVKLQIPAGKATPAPPVGPALGQAGINIMGFTKEFNARTADQAGMIIPVVISVYEDKSFTFVTKTPPAAVLLKKAAGVEKGSGTPNKTKVATVTRAQVQEIAETKMPDLNAANIESAMRMIEGTARSMGFTVVD from the coding sequence ATGGCTAAAAAAGTCGAAAAACTTGTAAAATTGCAAATCCCTGCTGGTAAAGCTACACCAGCTCCACCAGTTGGACCTGCTCTTGGTCAAGCTGGTATCAACATCATGGGATTCACAAAAGAGTTCAACGCTCGTACAGCTGACCAAGCTGGGATGATCATTCCAGTTGTTATCTCAGTATACGAAGACAAATCATTTACTTTCGTTACAAAAACACCACCAGCTGCTGTTCTTTTGAAAAAAGCTGCAGGTGTTGAAAAAGGATCAGGTACACCTAACAAAACTAAAGTTGCTACAGTTACTCGTGCACAAGTACAAGAAATTGCAGAAACTAAGATGCCAGATTTGAACGCAGCAAACATTGAGTCTGCAATGCGTATGATCGAAGGTACTGCTCGTTCTATGGGATTCACTGTTGTTGACTAA
- a CDS encoding histidine triad protein produces MCLICQRIEWIKAGENPYFVKELETGYVVIGDHQYFKGYTLFLAKEHVTELHHMETSVKLRFLEEMSLVQEAVAKTFKAEKMNIELLGNGDAHAHWHLFPRRSGDMRGHGLNGRGPVWWVPWEEMAAEDCQVKSHELEQMIKALSDELEKHLV; encoded by the coding sequence ATGTGCTTGATTTGTCAAAGAATTGAATGGATCAAGGCAGGGGAAAATCCCTACTTTGTAAAAGAACTAGAGACAGGCTATGTTGTTATTGGAGACCACCAATACTTTAAGGGCTATACCTTGTTTTTAGCAAAAGAGCATGTCACAGAACTCCACCATATGGAGACTTCTGTAAAACTTCGTTTTCTAGAGGAAATGAGTTTGGTCCAAGAAGCTGTTGCCAAAACGTTTAAAGCTGAAAAGATGAATATTGAACTCCTAGGAAATGGAGATGCCCACGCTCACTGGCACCTCTTTCCAAGACGATCAGGTGATATGAGGGGTCATGGATTGAATGGCCGTGGTCCAGTCTGGTGGGTGCCATGGGAAGAAATGGCGGCAGAAGATTGCCAAGTGAAATCCCATGAGTTGGAACAAATGATTAAAGCCTTATCCGATGAATTAGAGAAGCACTTGGTATAA
- a CDS encoding D-alanyl-D-alanine carboxypeptidase → MKKRYIVLSGLLAVTLAACSQEKPKNEENTQKTEQTSQPEGTVGSKSQASSQKKAEVVNKGDYYSIQGKYDEIVIANKHYPLSKDYNPGENPTAKAELLKLIAAMQAAGYPISDHYSGFRSYETQTKLYQDYVNQDGKEAADRYSARPGYSEHQTGLAFDLIGTDGDLVTEEKAAQWLLDHAADYGFVVRYLKGKEKETGYMAEEWHLRYVGKEAKEIAASGLSLEEYYGFEGGDYVD, encoded by the coding sequence ATGAAAAAAAGATACATCGTTTTATCTGGTTTGCTGGCAGTAACCCTAGCAGCATGTTCTCAAGAAAAACCTAAAAATGAAGAAAACACTCAAAAAACGGAACAAACTAGTCAACCTGAAGGAACTGTAGGGAGCAAATCTCAAGCCTCTAGTCAGAAGAAGGCAGAAGTTGTCAATAAGGGAGACTACTATAGTATTCAAGGGAAGTACGATGAAATCGTCATAGCTAATAAGCACTATCCTTTGTCAAAAGACTATAATCCAGGAGAAAATCCAACAGCTAAAGCAGAGTTGCTGAAACTCATTGCAGCAATGCAAGCAGCTGGCTACCCAATCAGCGATCACTACAGTGGTTTTAGAAGTTATGAAACTCAAACCAAACTTTATCAAGACTATGTGAATCAAGACGGTAAGGAAGCAGCAGATCGCTACTCAGCACGCCCAGGTTACAGTGAACACCAAACAGGTCTTGCATTTGACCTTATTGGGACAGATGGTGATTTAGTCACTGAAGAAAAGGCAGCCCAGTGGCTCTTGGATCATGCGGCTGACTATGGCTTTGTCGTTCGCTATCTCAAAGGTAAGGAAAAAGAGACTGGCTACATGGCTGAAGAATGGCATCTCCGCTACGTTGGAAAAGAAGCCAAAGAAATTGCTGCAAGTGGTCTCAGTTTGGAAGAGTACTATGGCTTTGAAGGTGGCGATTACGTCGATTAA
- a CDS encoding 50S ribosomal protein L1, with protein MAKKSKQLRAALEKIDSTKAYSVEEAVALAKETNFAKFDATVEVAYNLNIDVKKADQQIRGAMVLPNGTGKTSRVLVFARGAKAEEAKAAGADFVGEDDLVAKINDGWLDFDVVIATPDMMALVGRLGRVLGPRNLMPNPKTGTVTMDVAKAVEESKGGKITYRADRAGNVQAIIGKVSFEAEKLVENFKAFNETIQKAKPATAKGTYVTNLTITTTQGVGIKVDVNSL; from the coding sequence ATGGCTAAAAAAAGCAAACAACTTCGTGCTGCTCTTGAAAAAATCGACAGCACAAAAGCATACAGTGTAGAAGAAGCTGTAGCACTTGCAAAAGAAACTAACTTTGCAAAATTTGACGCAACTGTAGAAGTTGCTTATAACTTGAACATCGACGTTAAAAAAGCTGACCAACAAATCCGTGGCGCAATGGTATTGCCAAACGGTACTGGTAAAACTTCACGCGTTCTTGTTTTCGCACGTGGTGCAAAAGCTGAAGAAGCAAAAGCTGCTGGTGCAGACTTTGTTGGTGAAGATGACCTTGTTGCGAAAATCAACGACGGTTGGTTGGACTTCGACGTAGTTATCGCTACACCTGACATGATGGCTCTTGTTGGACGTCTTGGACGTGTCCTTGGACCACGTAACTTGATGCCAAACCCTAAAACTGGTACTGTAACAATGGATGTTGCTAAAGCAGTTGAAGAGTCTAAAGGTGGTAAAATCACTTACCGTGCTGACCGTGCAGGTAACGTTCAAGCAATCATCGGTAAAGTATCATTTGAAGCTGAAAAATTGGTTGAAAACTTTAAAGCTTTCAACGAAACAATCCAAAAAGCAAAACCAGCTACAGCTAAAGGAACTTACGTAACAAACTTGACAATCACAACTACTCAAGGTGTTGGTATCAAGGTTGACGTAAACTCACTTTAA
- a CDS encoding ferritin yields the protein MVELKKDALKDVTTLSKTAPVALVKTKEVLNQAVADLYVAHIALHQVHWYMRGRGFLVWHPKMDEYMDSLDGYLDEISERLITLGGKPYSTLTEFLQHSEIEEEEGKFRNVEESLERVLAIYRYLITLFQKALDVTDEEGDDVTNDIFVGAKAELEKTVWMLAAELGQAPGL from the coding sequence ATGGTTGAATTGAAAAAAGATGCATTAAAAGACGTAACAACATTATCTAAGACAGCGCCAGTAGCATTGGTAAAAACAAAGGAAGTATTGAACCAAGCAGTAGCGGACTTGTATGTGGCTCACATTGCCCTTCACCAAGTACACTGGTATATGCGTGGTCGTGGTTTCCTCGTATGGCATCCAAAAATGGATGAATACATGGACAGCCTTGATGGCTATCTTGACGAAATCAGCGAACGTTTGATCACCCTTGGTGGCAAACCTTACTCAACTTTGACAGAATTCCTTCAACACAGTGAAATCGAAGAAGAAGAAGGAAAATTCCGTAACGTTGAAGAAAGTTTGGAACGTGTTCTAGCGATTTATCGCTACCTCATCACGCTTTTCCAAAAAGCTTTGGATGTGACTGATGAAGAAGGCGATGATGTTACAAACGATATCTTTGTTGGTGCTAAGGCTGAACTTGAGAAAACAGTTTGGATGCTTGCAGCAGAACTTGGACAAGCTCCTGGTTTGTAA